One region of Salvia miltiorrhiza cultivar Shanhuang (shh) chromosome 3, IMPLAD_Smil_shh, whole genome shotgun sequence genomic DNA includes:
- the LOC131018881 gene encoding uncharacterized protein LOC131018881 gives MVPCHQNCRMPRRSNIWFLTHPSVQTSVVFSSSQAVVVDCYWQNRNFRVAVIHGSNDAGERRILWADLLSVICRNTVFIGDFNAVKGSNERISSVLPYRRACQDFCDFIEASGFGEPTTSGLRFTWSGRRFLPRHVESVLDRALISDGFADMWDSINSHALPRISSDHSPLVFQCKLAMPTGKRHFKFLNMWVLHPDFQNMVAESWNDNVDAHCPIFRVMFKLRRLRGVIRSWNKTVFGNVDTAIHEYQQDLLEIQTHIAESGYTNDLFDEEVSAQAKINVLLSRKNSMLQQKSRINWLVDGDRNTTFFHNMIKFRNRGFSIGHLKIDGVVVHDPEVIEAHVTDFFSSLFSEDRQTSVDLAELEANIDPWVSELQNRHLTSIPLEDEISASVFSMDANSSPGPDGFSGRFFQSCWSTIKVDIIDAVLRANNFHENFIRWISIIFSSARISIFYNGNLSGYFACSRGVRQGDPLSPILFGIAEDVLSHLFINCVNSRHLQPMSFSRASNFPTHLLYADDILIFCKASQKNARKIKEILDYYGSLSGQVCSIEKSHVFFGSGVAVVMRRNITRELGFAVGCLPVTYLGVPIFTGHSRASYFTSIYDRIVQKFSRWNGLQLSIAGRLCLIRSVIQSSVIHSMMIYRWPKSLLHSLDKKCRNFLWTGRIDQRPTCPVGWSRVCAIRQEGGLGIRDFGIMNKSFMMKLAWKCIKGTDFAFSIIRTRYLTGFGNAKSSLVSSPVWTSIRENVSELVDNSYSFIGDGSSTYFWLDDWLGYKLVDKLQVPHFMHEFLHQSVADYYFEGAWHFAEDFFIQFPDTVCDILLLPIGESEDLRFWKHSVIGDVTAALAYSRICHSFPKVRWGDWIWENYIPVRRSIVCWRIIQSRLPTLDVLIRQGTLGPNRCSLCGAAEETISHLFWECSVVRPIWMNFLGWFHQGDSGHAPDIHSFLVLAWNAKFSSQVNSFWKLGVLSILWRIWEGRNRAIFNDESFDPRAVMSFVKVAFKELDASSFKIGSVSNSWQDYLITRSLGVVSRASPPPLMIEVYWWPPVGQWIKVNTDGSAAGSPGAIAAGVVFRDKFGWVRGCFHLKGGRGYAFEAELHAVITAIAIAHARGWMFLWIEADSMYVVNLLSSRARDVPWRFVASWNRTLHLLTDMQIMVSHIYREGNSAADIMANPDRSEGWWPHAIDDVRKAVALDMATHSFVRVRG, from the exons ATGGTACCTTGTCATCAGAATTGCAGGATGCCTCGTCGTTCTAATATTTGGTTTCTGACGCACCCTTCGGTCCAGACTAGTGTTGTCTTCTCCTCTTCTCAGGCTGTAGTGGTGGATTGTTATTGGCAGAACCGTAATTTTCGCGTGGCTGTTATTCATGGTTCGAATGATGCTGGGGAGCGTCGTATTTTGTGGGCTGATTTACTCTCGGTTATTTGCAGAAATACTGTGTTTATTGGggattttaatgcggtgaaaggaTCTAATGAGAGGATTAGTTCGGTTCTCCCGTACAGGCGCGCTTGTCAGGACTTCTGTGATTTCATTGAAGCTTCTGGTTTTGGCGAGCCCACCACTTCTGGTCTGCGCTTCACTTGGTCGGGTCGTCGATTTTTGCCTAGGCATGTGGAATCGGTGCTTGATAGAGCACTGATCTCTGATGGGTTCGCGGATATGTGGGACTCCATTAATTCTCACGCTCTTCCTAGGATTTCTTCGGACCACTCTCCGTTGGTGTTTCAATGTAAGCTTGCCATGCCTACTGGTAAGCGTCATTTCAAGTTTCTCAATATGTGGGTTCTTCACCCGGATTTTCAAAACATGGTCGCTGAGTCGTGGAATGATAATGTTGATGCTCATTGCCCTATTTTTCGAGTTATGTTTAAATTGCGCCGTCTTCGTGGTGTGATTCGCTCTTGGAATAAGACGGTTTTTGGTAACGTCGATACTGCCATTCATGAGTATCAACAGGATCTTTTAGAGATTCAAACTCATATTGCTGAGTCGGGATATACGAATGATTTGTTTGATGAGGAGGTGTCGGCTCAGGCTAAGATTAATGTGCTCCTTTCTAGAAAAAATAGTATGCTTCAGCAGAAAAGTCGTATCAATTGGCTTGTTGATGGGGACCGGAATACGACTTTTTTTCACAATATGATTAAGTTCCGGAACCGGGGATTTTCGATTGGCCATTTGAAAATTGATGGGGTGGTTGTGCATGATCCGGAGGTTATCGAGGCGCATGTTACGGATTTTTTCTCGTCACTATTTTCTGAGGATAGACAGACTTCGGTGGATCTTGCTGAGTTGGAGGCGAATATTGATCCTTGGGTTTCAGAGTTGCAGAACCGCCATCTCACGAGTATCCCCCTTGAGGATGAGATTTCTGCTTCGGTGTTCAGTATGGATGCTAATAGTTCTCCGGGTCCGGACGGATTCTCTGGGCGCTTCTTTCAGAGCTGCTGGTCTACGATTAAAGTGGATATCATTGATGCG GTTCTTCGTGCTAATAACTTCCATGAGAATTTTATTAGATGGATTTCTATTATCTTTTCTTCGGCTagaatttctattttttataatgGGAATCTTAGCGGATACTTTGCTTGCTCTCGGGGTGTTCGACAAGGGGATCCTTTGTCCCCCATTCTGTTTGGCATTGCGGAAGATGTTCTCAGTCACCTTTTCATCAATTGTGTGAATTCTCGTCATCTTCAGCCGATGAGCTTCAGTAGGGCGAGTAACTTCCCTACTCACTTGCTTTATGCGGATGATATCCTTATTTTCTGTAAGGCTTCTCAGAAAAATGCGCGTAAAATCAAGGAGATTCTTGATTATTATGGGAGTTTGTCTGGTCAAGTTTGCAGCATCGAGAAGTCTCATGTCTTCTTTGGTTCGGGGGTTGCTGTTGTCATGCGTCGTAATATTACCCGAGAACTTGGGTTTGCTGTGGGATGCCTTCCTGTTACTTATCTTGGCGTTCCAATCTTTACGGGTCACTCTCGTGCTTCTTATTTTACCAGCATTTATGACAGAATTGTTCAGAAGTTTTCTCGCTGGAATGGATTGCAGCTCTCTATCGCTGGAAGGCTCTGTCTGATTCGTTCGGTTATTCAGAGTTCTGTTATTCATTCGATGATGATTTATCGATGGCCAAAATCTCTTCTCCACAGCTTAGATAAAAAGTGCCGGAATTTCTTATGGACAGGCAGGATTGATCAGCGACCTACCTGCCCTGTTGGTTGGTCTCGGGTTTGTGCTATTCGCCAGGAAGGTGGCTTGGGGATTAGAGATTTCGGTATCATGaataagagttttatgatgaagCTGGCTTGGAAGTGCATTAAAGGGACTGACTTCGCGTTTTCCATTATTCGCACGAGGTACCTGACTGGTTTTGGGAATGCTAAGTCTTCGCTGGTTTCTTCGCCGGTCTGGACTAGTATTCGTGAGAATGTGAGTGAGCTGGTGGACAATTCATATTCCTTTATTGGGGATGGCTCTTCTACTTATTTCTGGCTTGATGATTGGCTTGGTTATAAGTTGGTGGATAAGCTTCAGGTTCCGCACTTCATGCATGAATTTCTCCATCAATCGGTGGCTGATTATTATTTTGAGGGAGCTTGGCATTTCGCTGAGGATTTCTTTATTCAGTTTCCAGACACGGTTtgtgatattttattattgcCTATTGGGGAGAGTGAGGACTTGAGGTTCTGGAAACATTCTGTTATAGGTGATGTTACGGCGGCTCTTGCCTATTCTCGTATCTGCCATAGCTTTCCCAAAGTCCGTTGGGGAGATTGGATTTGGGAGAATTATATCCCTGTGAGACGCTCGATTGTTTGTTGGCGTATAATTCAGAGCCGCTTGCCGACCCTGGATGTTCTCATTCGTCAGGGTACCTTGGGACCCAATCGGTGTTCTTTATGTGGTGCTGCGGAGGAGACTATATCCCATTTGTTTTGGGAATGCTCGGTAGTGCGACCGATCTGGATGAATTTTCTTGGTTGGTTTCATCAGGGTGATTCTGGGCATGCACCGGATATTCATAGCTTCCTGGTTTTGGCTTGGAATGCTAAGTTCAGTTCTCAAGTGAACTCCTTTTGGAAGTTAGGTGTTTTGTCGATTCTTTGGCGTATCTGGGAGGGGAGGAACCGAGCTATTTTCAATGATGAGAGTTTCGATCCAAGGGCTGTGATGAGCTTCGTTAAAGTGGCGTttaaggagctcgatgcgtCATCGTTTaaaatcggttcggtttcgaaTTCTTGGCAGGATTATTTGATCACCCGTAGTCTTGGTGTTGTTTCTCGTGCGTCTCCGCCTCCGTTAATGATTGAGGTGTATTGGTGGCCTCCTGTTGGCCAGTGGATCAAGGTCAATACTGATGGTTCGGCTGCGGGTTCGCCAGGTGCTATTGCAGCTGGTGTGGTTTTTCGGGATAAGTTTGGCTGGGTCCGTGGTTGCTTTCACTTGAAAGGTGGTCGTGGTTATGCGTTTGAGGCTGAATTACATGCGGTTATTACTGCGATTGCGATTGCTCATGCTCGGGGTTGGATGTTTCTTTGGATTGAGGCGGATTCCATGTATGTGGTAAATCTGTTAAGCTCTCGTGCCCGggatgttccttggagatttgTGGCGTCTTGGAACCGCACGCTGCATCTTCTTACGGATATGCAGATTATGGTTTCTCACATTTACCGGGAAGGTAATTCTGCGgctgatattatggctaatcCTGATAGGTCGGAAGGATGGTGGCCTCATGCGATTGATGATGTCAGGAAGGCTGTTGCTTTGGATATGGCCACTCACAGTTTTGTTCGTGTTCGTGGTTGA